In Eptesicus fuscus isolate TK198812 chromosome 23, DD_ASM_mEF_20220401, whole genome shotgun sequence, one genomic interval encodes:
- the LOC103287158 gene encoding olfactory receptor 6X1: MRNGTAITEFILLGFPGIQGLQVPIFTMIFLIYILTLAGNGLIIVLVWAEPRLQTPMYFFLCNLSFLEIWYTTTVIPKLLETFVVARTAICTPCCLLQSFFHFFLGTTEFFILTSMSFDRYLAICKPLRYPAIMTSNLCLQLALGSWAVGFAIVFCQTMLLIQLPFCGDNVINHFYCDVGPILKAACGDTGTLELLGLLATLLVIPGSLLFTMISYGSILSTILKVPSAPGRQKAFSTCASHLTVVSLFYGAVLFMYLRPTAHSSFKMNKVVSVLNTILTPLLNPFIYTIRNKEVKEALRKAMAFPKTRHHAG; this comes from the coding sequence ATGAGAAATGGCACAGCAATCACAGAGTTCATCCTCCTTGGCTTTCCTGGGATCCAAGGGCTCCAAGTCCCCATCTTCACAATGATCTTTCTCATCTACATTCTAACCCTTGCAGGCAATGGGCTCATTATTGTCCTGGTCTGGGCTGAGCCCAGACTGCAAACTCCAATGTACTTCTTCCTTTGCAACTTGTCCTTCCTAGAGATCTGGTACACCACCACGGTCATCCCTAAACTGCTAGAAACCTTCGTGGTGGCAAGAACAGCGATCTGCACCCCGTGCTGCCTGCTGCAGTCCTTCTTCCACTTCTTCCTGGGCACCACTGAGTTCTTCATTCTCACTAGCATGTCCTTCGACCGTTACctggccatctgcaagcccctTCGCTACCCCGCCATCATGACCAGCAACCTCTGCCTGCAACTGGCCCTCGGCTCCTGGGCGGTGGGCTTTGCCATTGTGTTTTGCCAGACGATGCTGCTCATCCAGTTGCCATTCTGTGGCGACAATGTCATCAATCATTTCTACTGTGATGTTGGTCCCATCTTGAAAGCAGCCTGTGGGGACACCGGCACTTTGGAGCTTCTGGGTCTCTTGGCCACCCTCCTGGTGATCCCAGGGTCGCTGCTCTTCACTATGATTTCTTACGGGTCCATTCTGTCTACCATCCTGAAGGTTCCTTCCGCCCCTGGCCGCCAGAAGGCTTTCTCTACCTGTGCCTCTCACCTGACCGTGGTCTCTCTGTTTTACGGAGCCGTCCTGTTCATGTACCTGAGACCCACCGCACACTCCTCCTTTAAGATGAATAAGGTGGTGTCGGTGCTAAATACTATCCTCACGCCCCTTCTGAATCCGTTTATTTACACCATTAGAAACAAGGAGGTCAAAGAAGCCCTAAGGAAAGCAATGGCTTTTCCAAAGACTCGTCATCATGCAGGGTAA